In a single window of the Thermotoga sp. KOL6 genome:
- a CDS encoding glycosyltransferase, whose amino-acid sequence MEVNLGIKNIEDYRKVIGEKVDEIKELAKPLKGVKILHVNATAYGGGVAEILHNLVPLMRSVGLDAKWRVLEAPDGFFNVTKKFHNTLQGADVEISEEEWDLYDRVCKANSKLIKDEEIVVIHDPQPAAVRNYVGGVDKKWVWRCHIDLSTPNLEVWKRFSRYLTGYDRLVFHLKEYFPKGWEEKSTAFPPSIDPLSEKNCELDEQFIKKTLERFEIDPNKPLITVVARFDPWKDLFSAIDVYRLVKKDIPEVQLAIVSAMATDDPEGWIFFEKVLRYTGMDDDVKFCTNLKGVGNKEVNAIQRSATVALHTATREGFGLVISEALYKKVPVVARPVGGVKIQVKHGENGYLAWTKEELADYVKKLLKDERLRKELGENGKKTVVDNFIITVHLENYLRMFLEIMR is encoded by the coding sequence ATGGAAGTGAATCTTGGGATAAAAAACATAGAAGACTACAGAAAGGTGATTGGAGAGAAAGTGGACGAGATCAAGGAACTTGCAAAACCTCTGAAGGGAGTGAAAATACTCCATGTGAATGCGACAGCATACGGTGGTGGTGTTGCAGAAATACTTCACAATCTCGTTCCTCTCATGAGATCTGTAGGGTTGGATGCAAAATGGAGGGTTTTGGAAGCACCGGATGGGTTCTTCAATGTTACTAAGAAGTTTCACAATACTCTCCAGGGAGCGGACGTAGAAATTTCAGAAGAAGAATGGGATCTTTATGATCGAGTTTGTAAAGCTAACTCGAAATTGATAAAAGATGAAGAAATAGTTGTCATCCACGATCCGCAACCTGCTGCGGTGAGAAACTACGTGGGCGGAGTAGATAAAAAGTGGGTTTGGAGGTGCCATATAGATCTTTCAACGCCGAACTTGGAGGTTTGGAAGAGGTTTTCACGTTATCTTACAGGATACGATAGACTCGTTTTCCATTTGAAAGAGTATTTCCCGAAAGGTTGGGAAGAAAAAAGTACGGCATTTCCTCCGAGTATAGACCCATTGAGTGAAAAAAACTGTGAATTGGACGAACAGTTTATAAAGAAGACACTTGAAAGATTCGAGATAGATCCCAATAAGCCTCTCATAACGGTTGTGGCAAGGTTTGATCCATGGAAAGATCTCTTCAGTGCGATAGACGTTTATAGGTTGGTGAAAAAAGATATACCTGAGGTCCAGCTTGCAATCGTTTCGGCCATGGCCACGGACGACCCAGAAGGATGGATTTTCTTCGAAAAAGTGCTTAGATACACTGGTATGGATGATGATGTAAAATTCTGCACGAATCTTAAAGGTGTTGGTAACAAGGAAGTAAACGCTATCCAAAGATCGGCAACAGTAGCTCTTCACACGGCGACAAGGGAGGGTTTTGGACTTGTGATAAGTGAAGCACTTTACAAAAAAGTTCCAGTTGTCGCTAGACCGGTCGGGGGCGTTAAAATTCAGGTAAAACATGGAGAGAACGGATACCTTGCATGGACGAAAGAGGAGTTAGCAGATTACGTGAAGAAACTTTTGAAAGATGAAAGATTGAGAAAGGAACTGGGAGAGAATGGTAAGAAAACGGTAGTGGATAATTTTATCATCACCGTTCACTTGGAGAACTACCTTAGAATGTTTTTAGAAATCATGAGGTGA
- a CDS encoding carboxymuconolactone decarboxylase family protein produces MASKEKLEEIRKQLQELIGKASEIGKFAEYVHAAESPKTLDTKTKELISLGIAIAVRCEPCIIWHTEAAVKAGATEEEILDVIKVAVCMGGGPALMYSLRAYEIAMEFLGK; encoded by the coding sequence ATGGCGAGCAAGGAAAAACTCGAAGAAATCAGAAAACAGCTTCAAGAGTTGATCGGAAAAGCTTCTGAAATCGGTAAATTTGCAGAATATGTTCACGCAGCTGAAAGCCCAAAAACTCTCGACACAAAAACAAAAGAACTTATCTCACTTGGAATAGCTATCGCAGTAAGATGTGAACCCTGCATAATTTGGCATACAGAAGCTGCTGTGAAAGCCGGGGCAACAGAAGAAGAAATTTTAGACGTGATAAAGGTCGCTGTTTGTATGGGAGGAGGTCCTGCGTTAATGTACAGTTTGAGAGCTTACGAAATCGCCATGGAGTTCCTTGGAAAATAA
- a CDS encoding 4Fe-4S dicluster domain-containing protein, whose translation MKRILIREEYCMGCKLCEINCVAAQVGTENLIKVYRYIPDLPEPNVIVEEHDYITFALQCRNCDDPSCLKACMTGAMYRDKQTGAIKVNQEKCVGCWMCVMACPFGAVRRDTKKKKVASKCDLCTDRGNPACVEGCPNEALVLVEVRE comes from the coding sequence ATGAAAAGAATACTCATCAGAGAAGAATATTGTATGGGGTGTAAACTCTGTGAAATAAATTGTGTGGCCGCACAAGTGGGAACGGAGAATCTCATAAAGGTTTACAGATATATCCCCGACCTTCCAGAGCCAAACGTGATCGTTGAAGAACACGACTACATTACCTTCGCTCTTCAGTGTAGAAACTGTGACGACCCTTCGTGTTTGAAAGCTTGTATGACGGGAGCGATGTACAGAGATAAGCAAACTGGGGCTATAAAGGTGAATCAAGAAAAATGTGTGGGATGTTGGATGTGCGTGATGGCTTGCCCGTTTGGTGCTGTTAGAAGAGATACAAAAAAGAAAAAAGTTGCTTCAAAGTGCGATTTGTGTACTGACAGAGGAAATCCTGCTTGTGTTGAGGGATGCCCAAATGAGGCACTTGTGTTGGTTGAGGTGAGAGAATGA
- a CDS encoding nitroreductase family protein: MSIIYKRRSIRKYQKKDVPDELVIELIRAAMHAPSACNQQPWHFVVIRDERTKRKIAELHPYAKMAAEAPVVILVCGDPTLEECKGFWVQDCSAAVENLLLRAAELGIGTVWCGVYPNKERVKNFRKLLEIPEHVIPFALVPVGYPAEHPEPEDRFKPERIHYEKW, translated from the coding sequence ATGAGTATCATTTACAAAAGAAGAAGTATCAGAAAATACCAGAAAAAGGATGTCCCTGACGAATTAGTAATCGAGTTGATACGAGCAGCTATGCATGCGCCATCCGCGTGCAATCAACAACCATGGCACTTTGTTGTGATTCGTGACGAGAGGACAAAAAGGAAAATAGCGGAACTCCATCCGTATGCGAAAATGGCTGCAGAAGCTCCCGTTGTGATTCTTGTTTGTGGGGATCCCACCCTTGAAGAATGTAAAGGTTTCTGGGTACAAGATTGTTCCGCCGCAGTGGAAAATCTGCTTTTGAGAGCAGCAGAGCTTGGTATCGGTACCGTCTGGTGTGGTGTGTATCCCAATAAAGAAAGAGTGAAAAACTTCAGAAAACTTCTCGAAATACCAGAACACGTTATACCGTTCGCTCTTGTCCCTGTGGGATATCCAGCCGAGCATCCTGAACCAGAGGACAGATTCAAACCCGAAAGAATACATTATGAAAAATGGTGA
- a CDS encoding NAD(P)H-dependent glycerol-3-phosphate dehydrogenase, with protein MRFFVLGAGSWGTVFAQMLKDNGENVILWARRKEVADYINSSHTSPYTEGMKVSVEATNKLNNLSSSDILVIALPVQHVREILLKLPRKPKMVLNLSKGIEINTGKRISEIVKDTLNCPYAVLSGPSHAEEVARKLPTAVTLAGANAKELQKRISNDYFRVYTCTDVVGVEIAGALKNVIAIAAGILDGLGGWDNAKAALETRGIYEIAKFGIHFGAKQTTFMGLAGIGDLMVTCNSRYSRNRRFGELIAKGFEPLKLLESSHQVVEGAFTVKAVLKIAKELKLEMPISEEVYHIVYERKSPIQSMRDLMRRSLKDEF; from the coding sequence GTGAGATTCTTTGTTCTTGGTGCTGGAAGTTGGGGAACCGTTTTCGCCCAGATGTTGAAAGACAACGGGGAAAACGTGATCCTTTGGGCAAGAAGAAAAGAAGTCGCTGACTACATTAACTCTTCGCACACGAGTCCTTATACCGAAGGAATGAAAGTCTCAGTTGAAGCAACAAACAAATTGAACAACCTTAGCAGTTCAGATATCCTCGTAATAGCTCTTCCTGTTCAACATGTTAGAGAAATACTTTTGAAACTCCCAAGAAAGCCAAAGATGGTTTTGAATCTTTCAAAAGGGATAGAGATTAACACAGGGAAAAGAATTTCCGAAATTGTCAAAGATACGCTGAATTGTCCGTACGCGGTTCTCTCAGGACCCTCTCATGCTGAAGAAGTGGCAAGGAAACTCCCTACAGCTGTCACACTCGCTGGAGCAAACGCAAAGGAACTTCAAAAGAGGATTTCTAACGATTATTTTAGGGTTTACACTTGCACCGACGTAGTAGGTGTGGAAATTGCCGGAGCTCTGAAAAACGTCATAGCAATAGCAGCGGGTATTCTTGATGGTCTTGGGGGATGGGATAACGCAAAAGCGGCTCTTGAAACACGAGGGATATATGAAATTGCAAAATTCGGCATCCACTTTGGAGCAAAACAAACTACGTTTATGGGACTCGCTGGAATAGGTGATCTGATGGTTACTTGTAACAGCAGATACAGCAGAAATAGACGATTCGGTGAACTGATAGCGAAGGGTTTTGAACCTTTGAAACTTCTAGAGAGTTCCCATCAAGTTGTAGAAGGTGCTTTCACAGTGAAAGCTGTTCTGAAAATCGCAAAAGAGTTAAAACTGGAAATGCCCATTTCCGAAGAAGTTTACCACATTGTCTATGAAAGAAAGTCGCCAATCCAGTCTATGAGAGACCTCATGAGAAGAAGCTTGAAAGATGAATTCTGA
- a CDS encoding endonuclease III domain-containing protein, protein MKLNELYKKLKSIHGSVGKWWPGTPEEIVITAILTQNTNWKNVERAMNNVKKRINENNILKELNSMPVEEIADLIKPAGFFNVKANRLKSLLEFLKSYDYNLGLLEKVPTNILRESLLKIKGIGKETADAILLYALEKPVFVVDSYTKRILERIFNIKICDYDEIQQLFMTYYPPNTSLYQELHGLIVEHAKKFCTKNPKCDKCPLNGDCYFSQMNRST, encoded by the coding sequence ATGAAGTTGAACGAGCTTTACAAAAAGTTAAAATCGATTCACGGTTCCGTTGGTAAATGGTGGCCTGGAACGCCCGAAGAGATAGTGATAACAGCCATTCTAACCCAGAATACAAACTGGAAAAACGTTGAGCGTGCTATGAACAACGTAAAAAAGCGAATCAATGAAAACAATATTCTGAAAGAGTTGAACTCCATGCCCGTTGAAGAGATCGCTGATCTCATAAAACCTGCTGGTTTTTTCAATGTGAAAGCGAATAGATTGAAGTCACTATTAGAATTTTTGAAAAGTTACGATTACAATTTGGGTCTCCTCGAAAAGGTGCCAACAAATATTTTACGAGAATCACTGCTGAAAATAAAAGGCATCGGCAAAGAAACAGCCGATGCCATTTTGTTGTATGCATTGGAAAAGCCTGTTTTCGTTGTTGACAGCTATACAAAGAGAATTCTAGAAAGAATTTTCAACATAAAGATTTGTGATTACGACGAGATCCAGCAACTTTTTATGACGTACTATCCTCCCAATACCTCTTTGTATCAGGAACTGCACGGACTTATTGTGGAACACGCCAAAAAGTTCTGTACAAAAAACCCAAAGTGTGACAAATGTCCTTTAAACGGAGATTGTTATTTTTCACAGATGAATCGGTCTACCTGA
- a CDS encoding FAD-dependent oxidoreductase, whose protein sequence is MKYDVVIVGGGPAGLVAAFTAKRFYKDKKILVVKRTEKEMVPCGIPYIFYTLGGVEKDYMGIEERFKSAGIDLMIDEVVGGDTDQKKITTKDGKEVYYDKLIIATGSSPRIPKIPGVDLEGVFTVPKTADYLKKLFEKVKEAKNVVIVGGGFIGVEVADELKKTGKNVTLVEIMDSLLPISFDPDFGELARQEIEAENLKVLTGRKIVEILGSTKVEGVKLDNEETIPADVVVLATGYKPNSELANKLGLKVTDLGFIETDEYMRTSATDVFAAGDCVQHKDFLTGKPSRLMLASAAVFDARIAASNLYGLKVIRTNKGSLNAYSTVIGSKAFGSVGITERVAKEEGFEIIVGKAEAPDRHPGKFEDTTKLIVKLIFSEDSKILLGAQVCGGKSVGEIVNILSLGIQKGITANDLFTMQIGTHPLLTAAPTVYPLAKAAEMVL, encoded by the coding sequence ATGAAGTACGATGTAGTAATTGTAGGAGGCGGGCCAGCTGGTCTCGTCGCTGCGTTCACCGCCAAGAGGTTCTATAAAGACAAAAAAATTCTCGTGGTGAAGAGAACAGAAAAAGAGATGGTACCATGTGGAATTCCTTACATATTCTATACCCTTGGAGGTGTTGAAAAGGATTACATGGGAATAGAAGAACGTTTCAAAAGTGCTGGAATAGATCTTATGATAGACGAGGTTGTAGGCGGCGATACTGATCAGAAAAAAATCACTACGAAAGATGGGAAAGAGGTTTACTACGACAAATTGATCATAGCAACAGGATCTTCCCCAAGAATTCCGAAGATCCCTGGTGTTGATTTAGAAGGTGTCTTCACAGTTCCAAAAACCGCCGACTACTTGAAAAAGCTCTTTGAAAAAGTTAAAGAAGCAAAAAACGTGGTGATCGTTGGTGGAGGATTCATAGGAGTGGAAGTTGCAGACGAACTGAAAAAGACGGGGAAGAATGTTACCTTGGTAGAGATCATGGATAGTCTTCTCCCTATCTCTTTCGATCCCGACTTTGGGGAGCTAGCAAGACAAGAAATAGAAGCGGAGAATCTGAAAGTTCTGACAGGAAGAAAAATTGTGGAAATACTCGGTTCAACAAAAGTTGAAGGAGTGAAATTGGACAACGAAGAAACTATTCCTGCAGATGTGGTTGTACTGGCGACAGGTTACAAGCCAAATTCTGAACTTGCAAACAAACTTGGGTTGAAAGTCACAGACCTCGGATTCATAGAAACCGACGAGTACATGAGAACATCGGCAACCGATGTTTTTGCAGCGGGAGACTGCGTACAACACAAAGATTTCTTGACTGGAAAACCCTCCAGACTCATGCTCGCTTCTGCTGCTGTTTTCGATGCAAGAATAGCCGCCTCGAACTTGTACGGATTGAAGGTAATCAGAACGAACAAAGGATCGTTGAACGCCTATTCGACGGTAATTGGGAGCAAAGCATTTGGTTCTGTAGGAATAACCGAGAGGGTAGCAAAAGAAGAAGGATTCGAGATTATCGTCGGTAAAGCAGAAGCGCCAGATAGGCACCCTGGAAAGTTTGAGGATACCACTAAGCTCATCGTGAAACTTATATTCTCTGAAGACAGCAAAATACTTCTTGGAGCACAGGTATGCGGTGGAAAGAGTGTAGGAGAAATTGTAAATATACTTAGCCTTGGAATTCAAAAAGGAATAACAGCAAACGATCTCTTCACAATGCAAATAGGCACTCACCCGCTTCTCACTGCAGCGCCGACAGTCTACCCGTTGGCGAAGGCTGCGGAAATGGTTTTATAA
- a CDS encoding ROK family transcriptional regulator: MPSHLLRKENKVKVLEYVFDHSRVTRDQLVSKVGVAHSTLSYIVRELAEEGFLIIEEIKTKRGRPYQMLRINPKRFSLIGVKVGREEVRGTLFDASLNPLRKYARRIFSTMRNKDGYTAALKEVVQHLIADDVLGVGVCSSGIVEESEVVVSHLMGVKNWDVREVLKEVNNLILMNDVDVLCYQISQGMNSDFLVVSYGTGIGASFWSNGKVHHVELGHTIVSSEGKCYCGQTGCLEYHSSEYAVLKSYLNTDIDFQDFVENEEEKYRKIIESLRKTAREDFESVKRHYEKAFQSFSIVLGNVLMMLRPAKVFFVGEGLVNEDMVKLLEKYVRKRFISEFIGDVEFTMADLDWMLGAARAVVKHYLFSIVE, translated from the coding sequence TTGCCATCTCATCTACTGAGAAAGGAAAACAAAGTCAAGGTACTTGAATATGTTTTCGACCACAGTAGAGTCACAAGAGACCAACTCGTGAGTAAAGTAGGGGTTGCTCACAGTACCCTCAGTTATATTGTGCGGGAATTGGCAGAAGAAGGGTTCTTGATCATTGAGGAGATCAAAACGAAAAGAGGAAGACCGTATCAAATGTTGAGGATAAATCCCAAAAGATTCTCGTTGATCGGTGTGAAAGTTGGGCGAGAAGAAGTACGTGGAACTCTTTTTGATGCCTCACTGAATCCGTTGAGGAAGTATGCTAGAAGAATATTTTCTACGATGAGAAACAAAGATGGATACACCGCTGCTCTGAAAGAAGTGGTTCAGCATTTGATCGCTGATGATGTGCTGGGGGTAGGTGTTTGTTCTTCGGGAATAGTTGAGGAAAGCGAGGTTGTGGTGTCCCATCTTATGGGTGTGAAAAACTGGGATGTGAGGGAAGTTTTAAAAGAAGTGAATAATCTCATTCTCATGAATGATGTAGATGTTTTATGTTATCAAATTTCTCAAGGGATGAACTCAGATTTTCTCGTTGTTAGTTATGGAACGGGAATAGGGGCAAGTTTTTGGAGTAACGGAAAAGTTCACCACGTGGAACTCGGACATACCATCGTTTCTTCCGAAGGAAAATGTTATTGTGGGCAAACAGGATGTCTGGAATATCATTCCTCAGAATACGCTGTCTTGAAGTCATATTTAAATACAGACATAGATTTCCAGGATTTTGTGGAAAATGAGGAGGAAAAATATCGAAAAATCATTGAAAGCTTGAGGAAAACTGCTAGAGAAGATTTCGAATCCGTTAAGAGGCATTATGAGAAGGCATTTCAAAGTTTCTCCATTGTTTTAGGGAACGTTTTGATGATGTTGAGACCGGCAAAAGTGTTTTTCGTTGGAGAAGGTTTGGTTAACGAAGATATGGTGAAGCTTCTCGAAAAGTATGTAAGAAAACGATTCATTTCTGAATTCATAGGGGATGTGGAATTTACTATGGCGGACCTTGATTGGATGCTCGGTGCGGCTCGGGCAGTAGTAAAACATTATCTTTTTTCTATTGTGGAATGA
- a CDS encoding 4Fe-4S cluster-binding domain-containing protein, producing MYINRIGTFRDHPDLLGVSVYFQGCDAEPKCYMCHNPETWLVSEEYKRDPEKTLKIINEKISNLLTHFPKVSLALLGGEPLAPNNRKDVLLLSKHFKEKYGSRLVILLFSWRTPKDIVRERLLEYVQYVDEFVLGRYLHKYHQDGFPASKNQLHIDRETFEKMVNVIKRREHRDSSIFI from the coding sequence TTGTACATAAACAGAATCGGTACATTCAGAGATCATCCAGATCTCCTTGGGGTATCTGTCTACTTTCAAGGGTGCGATGCCGAACCAAAGTGCTACATGTGTCATAACCCAGAGACATGGCTTGTTTCTGAAGAGTACAAGAGAGATCCAGAAAAGACGCTAAAAATAATCAATGAGAAGATATCCAATCTCTTGACACACTTTCCAAAAGTCTCTTTGGCACTGCTTGGGGGAGAGCCTTTGGCACCAAACAACCGAAAAGATGTTCTTCTCCTATCAAAACATTTCAAAGAAAAGTACGGATCCAGACTTGTGATTCTTCTTTTCAGTTGGAGAACACCAAAAGACATTGTGAGGGAGAGACTACTAGAATACGTTCAATACGTTGATGAATTCGTTCTCGGAAGGTATCTTCACAAGTATCATCAGGATGGTTTTCCAGCCTCTAAGAACCAACTTCATATTGACAGAGAAACTTTTGAAAAGATGGTAAACGTTATCAAAAGGAGGGAGCATCGTGATAGTTCGATATTCATTTGA
- a CDS encoding NAD(P)/FAD-dependent oxidoreductase encodes MMRYVIVGSGPAGLNAIEAIRELDKDSEILLITAEKYVGYSRPLITYLLGRKVTEEKMYYRTEEFLRDLGVDIKPATRVKKVVPEKKIVVTQDGQEFAYDKLLLAVGGKPFVPKIEGLEGKEGIFTFTTWEDEEKVEKYIKENNIKEAIVLGGGLIGLKTTEALMELGVKVTIVELADRILSVTFDRKASEIIMNALKKVGCDVITNDTIESVKGNDKISSVILKSGKEIPTKLLIIAIGVRPNVDFLKSSGIEINRGIVVNEKMETNVKDIYAAGDCTEFYDLIDGQRKTIAIWPVAVAQGRVAGYNMAGGNVRYPGGIPMNSVELAGIPTISVGHTNVEGEEYEVLTYEDENTYKKMVLKGDRLVGAVLVNDIDRAGIYTGLILQKLDVSSFKDKLLDENFGLVYLPKEFRKKMLEGEVKIWLE; translated from the coding sequence ATGATGAGATATGTAATAGTAGGATCAGGACCTGCCGGGCTGAACGCGATAGAAGCGATTAGAGAACTCGATAAAGACAGCGAGATACTTCTCATCACCGCCGAAAAGTATGTTGGTTATTCAAGACCTCTCATAACTTATCTTCTAGGTAGAAAGGTAACGGAAGAAAAAATGTATTACAGAACTGAGGAATTTTTAAGGGATTTGGGTGTTGATATAAAACCCGCCACAAGAGTAAAGAAGGTTGTCCCGGAGAAAAAAATTGTTGTAACACAAGATGGGCAGGAATTCGCGTACGATAAGCTGCTTCTTGCTGTCGGCGGGAAACCGTTTGTTCCAAAAATAGAGGGTCTTGAGGGAAAGGAAGGTATATTCACTTTTACCACCTGGGAAGATGAGGAAAAGGTGGAAAAGTACATAAAAGAAAACAATATTAAAGAGGCGATCGTACTTGGAGGAGGTTTGATAGGACTTAAGACAACAGAAGCGTTGATGGAACTCGGAGTGAAAGTTACTATTGTTGAGCTAGCAGACAGAATTCTCTCCGTAACATTTGATAGGAAAGCCTCCGAAATTATCATGAACGCCTTGAAAAAAGTGGGATGTGATGTTATAACGAACGATACTATCGAATCTGTAAAAGGCAACGATAAAATCTCTTCCGTCATTCTGAAAAGCGGCAAGGAAATACCAACAAAACTTTTAATAATCGCGATCGGTGTGAGACCAAACGTGGATTTTTTGAAAAGCTCAGGTATAGAAATAAACAGAGGAATAGTCGTCAACGAAAAGATGGAAACGAATGTGAAAGACATCTACGCAGCAGGAGATTGTACTGAATTTTACGATTTAATAGACGGTCAAAGGAAAACTATTGCAATTTGGCCTGTAGCAGTTGCACAAGGAAGAGTAGCGGGATACAACATGGCAGGAGGAAATGTGAGATACCCTGGTGGAATACCGATGAACTCTGTCGAACTTGCAGGTATTCCTACCATTTCTGTTGGGCATACCAATGTAGAAGGAGAAGAGTACGAAGTCCTTACTTATGAAGACGAAAACACTTACAAAAAGATGGTACTGAAAGGTGACAGACTTGTTGGAGCTGTGCTCGTCAACGATATAGACAGAGCGGGAATCTACACAGGCCTCATCCTTCAAAAACTTGATGTATCTTCTTTTAAAGACAAACTCCTCGATGAGAATTTCGGCCTTGTCTATTTACCAAAGGAGTTCAGGAAGAAAATGTTGGAGGGGGAAGTAAAAATATGGTTAGAATAG
- the lpdA gene encoding dihydrolipoyl dehydrogenase, whose translation MYDAVIIGGGPGGYVCGIKLAQLGKKVALVEKEALGGTCTNKGCIPTKAMLTVSHLMIEIKEKALKYGLRITGIDYDVSSIMKHVEKSVMLSRKGIEYLMKKNGIDVYKGTGIIENRNTVVLKETGEKLETKNLVLAHGSVPSVFPPFETEGVWTSDDVFKMKEFPKSIVIVGGGVIGIEFATFFSSFDVDVTIVEIADHILPYEDSDVAEEVKKSLKRRGVKILEKTKISSLKKFEDGFEILLETGESLKAERVLLATGRQPNIPEDVKALGIKIDRGVVTDKKMRTNIENVYAIGDIRGDIMLAHVAMYEGIVAAENIAGVENEMDYSAVPNIIFSSPEIASVGLKEKNVKPEDVVISKFPVSANGRARTMLENIGFVKIIAEKKSGVLLGMSIVSPYATDMIMEGVIAVKYRMKAKDLEKAIHPHPTLSETILGALEGVSGRPIHL comes from the coding sequence ATGTACGACGCTGTCATCATAGGTGGAGGACCCGGAGGATACGTCTGTGGAATAAAGTTAGCACAACTCGGCAAGAAGGTCGCCTTAGTGGAAAAGGAAGCTCTTGGAGGAACATGCACAAATAAGGGATGTATTCCCACAAAAGCGATGCTCACGGTTTCACATTTGATGATCGAAATAAAGGAAAAAGCATTGAAGTACGGTTTGAGAATCACAGGAATCGACTATGATGTTTCCAGTATAATGAAGCATGTTGAAAAAAGTGTAATGCTCTCCAGAAAAGGAATAGAGTATCTTATGAAAAAGAACGGTATAGATGTTTACAAAGGAACGGGGATAATAGAAAATAGGAACACCGTTGTTTTGAAAGAAACAGGTGAGAAATTGGAGACCAAAAATCTTGTTTTGGCACACGGATCTGTTCCATCAGTGTTCCCTCCTTTTGAAACGGAAGGAGTTTGGACGAGTGATGATGTTTTCAAGATGAAAGAATTTCCCAAGTCAATTGTTATAGTTGGTGGAGGAGTTATCGGAATAGAATTTGCGACATTTTTCAGCAGCTTTGACGTGGACGTAACGATCGTAGAGATAGCAGACCACATTCTCCCTTACGAAGATTCAGACGTTGCAGAAGAGGTGAAAAAGTCTTTGAAAAGAAGAGGTGTGAAAATTCTTGAAAAGACAAAGATCTCTTCTCTAAAAAAATTTGAAGATGGCTTTGAAATACTTCTCGAAACAGGAGAGTCCTTAAAAGCGGAACGTGTTCTCCTTGCAACTGGAAGACAACCAAACATCCCTGAAGATGTGAAAGCACTTGGCATTAAGATAGACAGAGGAGTGGTGACAGACAAAAAGATGAGAACAAACATAGAAAATGTTTACGCGATAGGAGATATCAGAGGAGATATCATGCTTGCACACGTAGCCATGTATGAGGGAATCGTGGCTGCGGAAAATATCGCAGGGGTAGAAAACGAAATGGATTATTCCGCCGTACCCAACATCATCTTTTCTTCGCCAGAGATAGCATCTGTTGGTTTAAAGGAAAAGAATGTGAAACCTGAAGATGTAGTGATCTCTAAATTTCCTGTTTCCGCAAATGGAAGGGCAAGGACAATGTTGGAAAACATCGGATTCGTGAAAATCATAGCAGAAAAGAAAAGTGGTGTTCTTCTTGGAATGAGTATCGTTTCACCATACGCGACTGATATGATCATGGAAGGAGTCATTGCTGTAAAATACAGAATGAAAGCAAAAGATCTCGAAAAAGCTATACATCCTCACCCCACTCTGTCTGAAACCATACTTGGAGCTTTGGAAGGCGTGTCAGGTAGACCGATTCATCTGTGA